In a genomic window of Caloenas nicobarica isolate bCalNic1 chromosome 1, bCalNic1.hap1, whole genome shotgun sequence:
- the CD200 gene encoding OX-2 membrane glycoprotein, which produces MIFQALVLCLACAGLGKANVVSQAEHRNVKVGDNVTLGCALTEPKDVLQVTWQKDSEKPHNNIATYSTTKGLKIHEPYQGRMNFTSLVLNETNITFWDARMDDSGCYTCLFNTFPFGSFSGRTCLRVFGLNASVHYNISEGHLIAICNAVGIPEPTITWNNLFNSTPTQETVRHTNGMVSITSKLEIYNIQSVGAQDLTCRISNKNEKVELPVRMKGEEGSSLLWLAITVGILIVLVVLTLIMLCWRKRMSRRGWSGS; this is translated from the exons ATGATTTTCCAAGCTCTGGTTTTGTGCCTGGCTTGTGCTGGGCTTGGAAAGGCAAATG TGGTTTCACAGGCTGAACACAGAAACGTGAAGGTGGGGGACAATGTGACTCTCGGCTGTGCCCTGACAGAACCCAAAGATGTTCTGCAAGTGACGTGGCAAAAGGACTCTGAAAAACCACACAATAATATAGCTACGTACAGTACCACAAAAGGATTAAAGATTCACGAGCCCTATCAAGGCCGAATGAATTTCACAAGTCTGGTACTCAATGAAACAAACATCACATTTTGGGATGCTAGAATGGATGATTCAGGGTGTTACACGTGTCTCTTCAATACTTTCCCTTTTGGCTCCTTCTCGGGACGTACCTGCCTGCGTGTCTTTG GTCTCAATGCATCTGTCCATTACAACATTTCCGAAGGTCATTTGATAGCCATCTGTAATGCTGTTGGCATCCCAGAGCCCACCATCACCTGGAACAACTTGTTCAATTCTACTCCTACACAGGAGACAGTCAGGCACACCAATGGGATGGTGTCCATCACCAGTAAACTGGAGATCTACAACATTCAGAGTGTCGGTGCGCAGGACTTGACCTGCAGAATaagcaacaaaaatgaaaaagtggaATTGCCTGTAAGAATGAAAGGAG aagagGGATCCTCATTGCTTTGGCTGGCGATTACTGTGGGGATTTTAATTGTCCTCGTAGTTCTGACTCTGATcatgctgtgctggaggaagaggatgtCCAGGAGAGGCTGGAGTG gATCCTAG